One Pelodiscus sinensis isolate JC-2024 chromosome 24, ASM4963464v1, whole genome shotgun sequence DNA segment encodes these proteins:
- the RFX5 gene encoding DNA-binding protein RFX5, with amino-acid sequence MADDEAGPKVSKKGSSQSGNSRGDASEPSTLLQKLKSTISKSVQNKVDSILQDVQKFSDNDKLYLYLQLPSGPSSGEKSSLDLSSLSSAEHMHACTWIRDHLEEHTDTCLPKQDVYDTYKRYCENLCCRPLSAANFGKIIREIFPNIKARRLGGRGQSKYCYSGIRRKTVVSMPPLPTLDLKVTETSELTDLVQSYHEELVDAACALTCHWAEKILKRSFNNIVEVAQFLIQQHIISSRSARADLVMAMVVSESSENIQRDSRTPQTAKKNGTETTDGIVKTQPQNKKENNLKQSLPTRAERKKTPETPKPVSSPEVNALVARLPFLLPRLQASMSPSIQAVHSSPPILGPKITATPIGGAVKMAALPLPMGATSSLPINLAPGRPAGLVSQQAAVPVINMILPNMPAGLGIPVANPKSAAGGSSKGHSPAKSSEGPADGPQEAQRAKGAKRPLESPCEAATIKRKRGRPRKRLDEAEAYSPDKCSSTEEGAAPETGEGSDASREGCLSGGSGGSRGSPNLCPGEMGGLCVGAPDSRARGASPVTDDRGSSLEADQATGTSQVSVIQDGRFSGQTWVNAGAQEPEMEDDLQVQMSQDEAGPAAAGAPQGPREGRPHSRSPLKVTKLESPGKSPALLLLSAISSPNNCTQLSDSRSSPELLSDASGSGEESPTSAGLCPSEDKAAPCQRSSASQRLQSPQSGADHL; translated from the exons ATGGCTGACGACGAAGCCGGTCCCAAAGTCTCTAAAAAGGGAAGCTCACAGTCTGGGAACTCCAGAGGAGACGCTTCAGAGCCCAGCACCTTGCTACAGAAGCTGAAGAGCACCATCTC CAAATCCGTGCAGAACAAAGTGGACAGCATCCTG CAAGATGTGCAGAAATTTTCAGACAACGATAAACTCTACCTGTACCTACAGTTGCCGTCTGGTCCCAGTTCTGGGGAAAAAAG cagcctgGACCTGAGCTCCCTGAGCAGCGCCGAGCACATGCACGCATGCACCTGGATCCGGGATCACCTGGAGGAACACACGGACACCTGCCTGCCCAAGCAGGATGTCTACGATACATACAA GCGATACTGTGAAAACCTCTGTTGCCGCCCTCTGAGTGCAGCTAACTTTGGAAAGATCATCCGGGAGATCTTCCCAAACATCAAAGCCAGAAGACTGGGAGGACGAGGACAATCAAA ATATTGCTACAGCGGGATCAGGAGGAAGACGGTGGTCAGcatgcctcccctgcccaccctggaCCTCAAAGTTACCGAGACG TCGGAGCTGACAGACCTGGTGCAGTCGTACCATGAAGAGCTGGTGGACGCGGCCTGCGCTCTGACTTGCCACTGGGCGGAGAAGATCCTCAAGCGCTCCTTCAACAACATCGTGGAGGTGGCTCAGTTCCTCATCCAGCAGCACATCATCAGCTCGCGCTCTGCCCGTGCTGACCTGGTCATGGCCATGGTGGTCTCAG AAAGTTCGGAAAATATCCAGCGAGACTCTCGAACGCCACAAACTGCCAAGAAAAATGGAACGGAAACAACAGACGGCATTGTAAAAACACAGCCTCAG AACAAAAAGGAGAACAACTTGAAACAGTCTCTCCCGACCCGAGCTGAGAGGAAGAAAACCCCCGAGACGCCCAAGCCGGTGAGCAGCCCCGAAGTCAACGCTCTGGTGGCTCGCCTGCCGTTCCTCCTACCTCGCCTCCAGGCTAGTATGTCACCAAGCATCCAGGCCGTGCActcctctcctcccatcctgGGGCCCAAGATCACGGCCACGCCCATTGGGGGCGCAGTCAAGATGGCCGCCCTGCCACTCCCGATGGGCGCCACTTCTTCCCTGCCCATCAACCTGGCGCCGGGCAggccagcagggctggtcagCCAGCAAGCAGCTGTGCCCGTGATCAACATGATCCTGCCCAACATGCCGGCTGGCCTGGGAATTCCCGTGGCCAACCCCAAGAGTGCGGCGGGCGGCAGCAGCAAAGGGCACAGCCCCGCCAAGAGCAGCGAGGGGCCTGCTGACGGCCCGCAGGAGGCACAGAGAGCCAAAGGGGCGAAGCGCCCCCTGGAGTCTCCTTGcgaggctgccaccatcaagcgGAAGCGCGGGCGGCCGCGGAAGAGGCTGGATGAGGCGGAGGCCTATTCGCCGGATAAGTGCAGCAGCACGGAGGAGGGGGCTGCTCCTGAGACCGGAGAGGGGAGTGACGCCAGCCGAGAGGGCTGCCTatcggggggctcaggcgggagCCGAGGATCGCCCAACCTGTGTCCTGGAGAGATGGGAGGGCTCTGCGTAGGAGCCCCAGACAGCAGGGCTAGGGGAGCGTCACCCGTGACTGATGACAGAGGCAGCTCCCTGGAGGCTGACCAAGCCACTGGCACCTCCCAGGTGAGTGTCATTCAGGACGGCCGGTTCAGCGGTCAGACCTGGGTGAACGCTGGTGCCCAGGAGCCAGAGATGGAGGACGATTTGCAGGTGCAGATGAGCCAAGACgaggctgggccagcagcagcaggggcaccGCAAGGCCCCCGAGAGGGAAGACCTCACTCCCGCTCTCCCTTGAAAGTCACCAAACTGGAGAGCCCGGGGAAAAGCCCGGCCTTGCTGCTGCTATCAGCGATTTCATCCCCCAACAACTGTACTCAGCTGTCCGACTCCAGGAGCTCTCCCGAATTGCTGTCAGACGCGTCGGGCTCGGGGGAGGAGTCGCCGACATCGGCGGGTTTGTGCCCTAGCGAGGACAAAGCAGCCCCATGCCAGCGCAGCTCTGCTTCCCAAAGGCTCCAGAGCCCACAGTCTGGAGCGGATCACCTCTGA